The genomic stretch GTTCATATCAACGATAAACACATCGAAGTTGTGGTTCGCCAAATGCTTCGTAAGGTGATTATCACTGACAGTGGGGACACATCTTTTGTGAACCAACAACAAGTGGATAAATTCCTCTTTGATGAAGAAAATGATCGCGTGGAAAAAGAAGGGGGATCTCCGGCACAAGGAACTCCAGTCCTTCTTGGTCTCACAAAAGCATCCCTCAACACGGAGTCATATTTCTCAGCGGCATCGTTCCAAGAAACTACCAAAGTTCTTACCGACGCGGCTATCAAAGGAAAAACAGACAACTTAGTGGGTCTCAAAGAGAACGTAATCATCGGTCACATGATCCCTGCGGGAACTGGTATGAAAAAATACCGTGATATCGAAGTTTTCAAAGAAATGCCTGGAGACTTAGATTGGGATCTTGAAACCGAGGAAGAGGAAGTTTCTGAACTTTCCGAAGCAGCTCCTGTTTCCACTACCACACTCTCAAGACTCGTCGCTGAAGAGGACGAGGATGAAGATGAGTTGGAAGAAGAAGCAGAAGATGCGGAAGAGGAAGACGAGGATTAAATCCGAACCTTTTGTCCTTAGAAGCTTACTTTTAGAGAGTTTCTAGGGACAAAATCATGTTTTCGTTTACAAAATGTCCCTATCTGGAATTTTGGACGAAAACGTCATTATTTTTTTAAAGACAGAGAAGTAGAAGAAGGAATCGAATGCCTACAATTAACCAGCTCATCCGTAAAGGAAGAGAAGACCAAAAGAAAAGAACTAAATCTCCTGCCCTAAAAGCATGCCCACAAAGACGTGGAGTTTGCACACGGGTAATGACCTTTACTCCCAAAAAACCGAACTCTGCCCTTCGTAAAGTAGCAAGGGTTCGCCTTACTACAGGAATTGAAGTCACAGCTTACATTCCAGGGGAAGGACACAACCTCCAAGAACACAACGTGGTTCTCATCCGTGGAGGAAGGGTAAAAGACTTACCAGGGGTTCGTTATCATATCATTCGTGGAACACTGGATACACTCGGTGTGGACAAACGTCGTAAAGGACGTT from Leptospira wolbachii serovar Codice str. CDC encodes the following:
- the rpsL gene encoding 30S ribosomal protein S12, with protein sequence MPTINQLIRKGREDQKKRTKSPALKACPQRRGVCTRVMTFTPKKPNSALRKVARVRLTTGIEVTAYIPGEGHNLQEHNVVLIRGGRVKDLPGVRYHIIRGTLDTLGVDKRRKGRSKYGAKRPKA